In Gemmatimonadota bacterium, the following are encoded in one genomic region:
- a CDS encoding TerC family protein: MEWIADPQAWIGLLTLTVLEVVLGIDNIIFISILSSKLDKGDQMKARRLGLLGAFFTRILLLLSIAWIVRLTTPLFTIAGIGFSGRALILLLGGLFLIGKATYEIHDKLEGTEHAAGATPKQAALTAVVVQIMLVDIVFSLDSVITAVGMVSHIPIMIGANIIALGIMLLAANPIADFVDQHPTIKILALSFLVLIGTNLVAEALGHHIPKGYTYFAMAFSFLVEMLNLQLRKRAAAPVRLHDTPRTSDVAPATAGGGAPRSPSRAGAGAGGASGSAPSGGKRKRKR; encoded by the coding sequence ATGGAATGGATTGCCGACCCCCAAGCCTGGATCGGCCTGCTGACGCTGACGGTGCTCGAGGTCGTCCTCGGCATCGACAACATCATCTTCATCTCGATCCTCTCGTCCAAGCTGGACAAGGGCGATCAGATGAAGGCGCGCCGCCTGGGGCTGCTCGGCGCCTTCTTCACCCGCATCCTGCTGCTGCTCTCGATCGCCTGGATCGTGCGGCTGACGACCCCGCTGTTCACCATCGCCGGGATCGGCTTCAGCGGGCGGGCGCTCATCCTGCTGCTCGGCGGCCTCTTCCTCATCGGCAAGGCGACCTACGAGATCCACGACAAGCTCGAGGGGACCGAACACGCCGCCGGCGCCACGCCCAAACAAGCGGCGCTCACGGCGGTCGTCGTGCAGATCATGCTCGTCGACATCGTCTTCTCGCTCGACTCGGTGATCACCGCGGTGGGAATGGTGAGTCACATCCCCATCATGATCGGCGCCAACATCATCGCGCTCGGCATCATGCTGCTGGCGGCCAACCCCATCGCCGACTTCGTCGACCAGCACCCGACGATCAAGATCCTCGCCTTGTCGTTCCTCGTCCTCATCGGGACGAACCTGGTGGCCGAGGCGCTGGGGCATCACATCCCCAAGGGCTACACCTACTTCGCGATGGCCTTCTCGTTCCTCGTGGAGATGCTCAACCTGCAGCTGCGCAAGCGCGCGGCGGCGCCCGTGCGGCTGCACGACACCCCGCGCACGAGCGACGTCGCGCCCGCCACGGCCGGCGGCGGTGCGCCACGCAGCCCCTCCCGCGCGGGAGCAGGCGCCGGGGGCGCCTCGGGGAGTGCTCCCTCCGGCGGCAAGCGCAAACGGAAGCGTTAG
- a CDS encoding BatA and WFA domain-containing protein, producing the protein MMQFSFLAPLFAAAFAAIAIPILVHLVHKERKESIAFPSLMFLQRTPYQHASRQRIRDWLLFAARCLLIALLAAAFMRPVLARTAEAAATSTGGTDVVILLDRSLSMRYGERWSAAQQAVRGRIASLGREDRLTIVPFDVRASAVNDPSGDAQLLRGALDSIRPVDAGTRLAPAVALARRLLGSSRLPKRELVVVSDFQRSAWDLGDEVTMPPGTAIVPVDVGQGPVVNRSVRAVETRRDLAAPGERVIVSARVINIGPAVKGAAVRLEVNGRVLETRTVDLPADAGGAVAFAPVAVPADGVPARVTIDADALTADDAFHFLLRRAPTLGVLLVDHGDAPAERALFVARALAIGDQPAFDVKAVRAPRATPADLTGRRLVILNDAGVPTGIGAARLLSFVRAGGGLLNALGEHGSIRSWPAEFRPLLPDSIGAPVDRLGERGAVLGYLDRAHPALSIFGGTRSGDLSVARFFRYRPLGVREGILARFDDGAVALAERREGRGRVLTWGSSFDGLWNDLPRQAVFLPFLQQVSQYAAAFRPQRAAYAVGESVDLADGAAGDSASVGNGRFSVRAPGGDRLAIGGPDAPGALELRERGWYEVRRSGAPNERPRLVAANPAPAELEFATFDPARLTNALAPDGTLATAEGTVDPVQRLVEQERTQSMWWYLLVVASLVLLAEGVLASRASRRRLQPR; encoded by the coding sequence GTGATGCAGTTCTCTTTCCTCGCGCCGCTCTTCGCTGCCGCGTTCGCGGCGATCGCCATCCCGATTCTCGTGCACCTCGTGCACAAGGAACGGAAGGAATCGATCGCCTTTCCCTCGCTGATGTTCCTGCAGCGCACGCCGTACCAGCACGCCAGCCGGCAGCGCATACGCGACTGGCTCCTCTTCGCGGCGCGCTGCCTGCTCATCGCGCTGCTGGCCGCCGCGTTCATGCGTCCGGTGCTGGCGCGTACCGCGGAAGCGGCCGCGACCTCGACCGGCGGGACCGACGTCGTCATCCTGCTCGACCGATCGTTGAGCATGCGCTATGGCGAGCGGTGGAGCGCCGCACAGCAGGCGGTGCGCGGGCGCATCGCATCGTTGGGGCGGGAGGATCGCCTGACGATCGTCCCGTTCGATGTGCGCGCCAGCGCGGTGAACGATCCGAGCGGAGACGCCCAGCTGCTTCGTGGCGCGCTCGACTCGATTCGCCCCGTCGACGCCGGTACGCGCCTGGCGCCGGCCGTCGCGCTCGCTCGCCGACTGCTCGGGAGCTCCCGGCTCCCGAAGCGGGAACTCGTCGTGGTCAGCGACTTCCAGCGGAGCGCGTGGGACCTTGGCGATGAGGTGACGATGCCACCGGGGACGGCGATCGTCCCGGTCGATGTCGGGCAGGGACCCGTGGTGAACCGGTCGGTGCGCGCGGTCGAGACGCGGCGTGACCTCGCTGCACCGGGGGAACGGGTGATCGTGAGCGCCCGGGTCATCAACATCGGGCCGGCGGTGAAGGGGGCGGCGGTACGCCTCGAGGTCAACGGACGGGTACTCGAGACGCGCACGGTCGACCTTCCGGCCGACGCGGGGGGGGCGGTGGCGTTTGCCCCTGTCGCGGTCCCGGCGGACGGTGTGCCGGCGCGCGTGACGATCGACGCCGACGCGCTCACCGCAGACGACGCGTTTCACTTCCTGCTGCGGCGTGCGCCGACGCTCGGCGTGCTGCTGGTCGACCATGGCGATGCCCCCGCCGAGCGGGCGCTCTTCGTCGCGCGGGCGCTCGCGATCGGCGACCAACCCGCCTTCGACGTGAAGGCGGTGCGCGCTCCCCGGGCCACGCCAGCCGACCTCACGGGGCGGCGACTCGTCATTCTCAACGATGCCGGCGTGCCGACAGGGATCGGCGCCGCGCGGCTCTTGTCGTTCGTCCGTGCGGGGGGCGGTCTGCTGAATGCGTTAGGCGAGCACGGATCGATTCGCAGCTGGCCCGCCGAGTTCCGGCCGCTCCTCCCGGACTCGATCGGCGCGCCGGTCGACCGGTTGGGCGAGCGGGGCGCGGTGTTGGGCTACCTGGATCGCGCGCATCCGGCGCTGTCGATCTTTGGGGGGACGCGCAGCGGCGACTTGTCGGTCGCGCGCTTCTTCCGATATCGCCCGCTGGGGGTGCGTGAGGGGATCCTGGCCCGCTTCGACGATGGCGCGGTGGCGCTTGCCGAGCGTCGCGAAGGGCGTGGCCGCGTGCTGACGTGGGGGAGCAGCTTCGATGGGCTCTGGAACGACCTGCCGCGACAGGCGGTCTTCCTCCCGTTCCTGCAGCAGGTGTCGCAGTACGCGGCGGCCTTCCGCCCGCAGCGCGCCGCGTACGCGGTCGGCGAGTCGGTCGACCTGGCGGACGGTGCGGCCGGTGACAGCGCATCGGTCGGGAACGGTCGCTTCAGCGTGCGCGCCCCTGGTGGCGACCGGCTCGCGATCGGCGGCCCCGACGCCCCGGGCGCGCTGGAACTGCGGGAGCGCGGGTGGTACGAAGTGCGGCGCTCCGGGGCCCCTAACGAGCGGCCGCGCCTCGTGGCCGCCAACCCGGCGCCCGCGGAGCTCGAGTTCGCCACGTTCGATCCGGCGCGCCTCACCAACGCCTTGGCCCCTGACGGCACGCTGGCGACCGCTGAGGGGACGGTGGATCCGGTGCAGCGCCTTGTGGAACAGGAACGCACGCAGTCGATGTGGTGGTATCTTCTCGTCGTGGCGTCGCTCGTGTTGCTGGCAGAAGGTGTGCTGGCGAGCCGGGCGTCGCGGCGGCGGTTACAGCCCAGGTAG
- a CDS encoding DinB family protein, whose product MSHVHVIRTTRPDATEYAPYYAGYVGHVPTADVVETLSTQHDTTLAFLRSIDEEKSLARYAPGKWSIREVVGHLIDAERIFTYRALRFARADETALASFDENAYITSASFDDRSLASLCDEFEAVRRASVLLFASLNATEWLRRGVASNNVMSVRALAWVTAGHELHHVGILKTRYL is encoded by the coding sequence ATGTCACACGTTCACGTCATTCGCACGACCCGTCCCGACGCGACCGAGTACGCGCCGTACTACGCGGGCTATGTGGGCCACGTCCCGACGGCGGACGTGGTGGAGACGCTGTCCACGCAGCACGACACGACGCTGGCGTTCCTGCGCTCGATCGACGAGGAGAAGTCGCTCGCCCGCTACGCCCCCGGCAAGTGGAGCATTCGCGAGGTGGTCGGGCACCTGATCGACGCGGAGCGGATCTTCACGTACCGCGCCCTGCGCTTCGCCCGCGCCGACGAAACGGCGCTCGCGTCGTTCGACGAGAATGCCTACATCACGAGTGCCAGCTTCGATGACCGATCGCTGGCCTCGTTATGCGACGAGTTCGAGGCCGTTCGGCGGGCCTCGGTCCTCCTCTTCGCCTCGCTGAATGCGACCGAGTGGCTGCGGCGCGGCGTCGCCAGCAACAACGTGATGAGCGTTCGGGCCCTGGCCTGGGTCACCGCCGGGCACGAGCTGCATCATGTGGGCATCCTCAAGACCCGCTACCTGTGA
- the bstA gene encoding bacillithiol transferase BstA: protein MTAPDLRYPIGRYAPPTAFSATWRAAQIARIAATPSALRAAVAGLSDEQLDTPYRPDGWTVRQVVHHLPDSHLNAYVRLKLALTEDRPTIRPYDEVAWAQLEDSRSTPIEVSLQLLDAVHDRFVRLLRSMNDADFDRRYVHPDSGEHTLHHLLGLYAWHGDHHVAHVTALRARMQW from the coding sequence ATGACTGCACCGGACCTGCGCTATCCCATCGGCCGCTACGCGCCGCCGACCGCGTTCTCCGCCACCTGGCGCGCAGCCCAGATCGCGCGCATCGCGGCGACCCCGTCGGCCCTTCGTGCCGCCGTCGCCGGGCTCTCGGACGAACAGCTCGACACGCCGTACCGGCCGGATGGATGGACTGTTCGTCAGGTAGTGCATCACCTCCCCGATTCGCACCTCAACGCGTACGTTCGCCTCAAGCTGGCCCTCACCGAGGATCGGCCGACGATCCGGCCGTATGACGAGGTGGCGTGGGCGCAACTCGAGGACTCCCGCAGCACCCCGATCGAGGTGTCGTTGCAGCTGCTGGATGCGGTGCACGATCGCTTCGTGCGCCTGCTGCGGTCCATGAACGACGCGGACTTCGATCGGCGCTACGTCCACCCCGACTCGGGGGAGCATACGCTTCACCACCTCCTCGGGTTGTATGCGTGGCATGGCGACCATCACGTGGCCCACGTGACGGCGCTGCGCGCGAGGATGCAGTGGTAG
- a CDS encoding M55 family metallopeptidase, producing MSGRPIAFGCALALLAVAAVSPRAAQAQRALKVYISVDMEGITGVVSSDQLGPTSFEYQRAREWMTGEALAAIQGARDAGATEIVVSDSHGNGENLLIDQFPDDITIVRSWPRPNMMMEGVDSSFAAAVFIGYHSGTSNVKGVRAHTMSSATLTGVKLNGREVPEGGINAAIAGYYGVPIVMVSGDDAAVAEVSPFGVGMEGAIVKRAISFHSAATMTPKAGQALIRARVKAGVEKRARITPYVLSGAVTADISFKHYRAAEMLTYLPIVTRVDAHTIRFTGKNILEVSRFLEFVNTYQTDLTP from the coding sequence ATGTCCGGTCGTCCGATCGCGTTCGGCTGTGCCCTCGCCCTGCTCGCCGTCGCAGCTGTCTCCCCTCGCGCCGCGCAGGCCCAGCGTGCGCTCAAGGTGTACATCTCCGTCGACATGGAGGGGATCACCGGCGTGGTGAGCAGCGATCAACTCGGCCCCACGTCGTTCGAGTACCAGCGCGCGCGCGAGTGGATGACGGGCGAGGCACTCGCGGCGATCCAGGGGGCGCGAGATGCGGGCGCGACCGAAATCGTCGTCAGCGATTCGCACGGCAACGGGGAGAACCTGCTCATCGACCAGTTCCCCGACGACATCACGATCGTCCGCTCGTGGCCGCGCCCCAACATGATGATGGAGGGGGTCGACTCGTCGTTCGCCGCGGCGGTCTTCATCGGCTACCACTCGGGAACGTCGAACGTGAAGGGGGTACGGGCGCACACGATGTCGAGCGCCACGTTGACGGGAGTCAAGCTCAACGGGCGCGAGGTGCCCGAGGGGGGGATCAACGCGGCGATCGCCGGCTACTACGGCGTCCCGATCGTGATGGTCTCGGGAGACGATGCGGCGGTGGCCGAGGTGTCGCCCTTTGGCGTCGGGATGGAGGGGGCGATCGTGAAGCGCGCCATCTCCTTCCACTCCGCCGCCACGATGACCCCCAAGGCCGGGCAGGCGCTGATCCGCGCGCGGGTGAAGGCCGGGGTCGAGAAGCGCGCGCGCATCACCCCGTACGTCCTCAGCGGCGCCGTCACCGCCGACATCTCGTTCAAGCACTACCGCGCCGCGGAGATGCTTACCTACCTCCCGATCGTAACGCGGGTCGATGCCCACACGATTCGCTTCACGGGCAAGAACATCCTCGAAGTCTCACGCTTCCTCGAGTTCGTCAACACGTACCAGACCGACCTCACGCCCTAA
- a CDS encoding histidine phosphatase family protein: MISLKLIAPLALAALVATPLAQREADTVVLVVRHAEKSAPSGDVPLSAAGESRAQALVAIGREAGVSAVITTQFQRTRQTAAPLATALGITPEVIDVKGGVAEHVAGIAQAIKTRHAGRTVLVVGHSNTVPAIVTALGGPKLPDLCDDFYDDLFTVVVSSDGSARVVHARYGAPSTVGAACAAMTR; the protein is encoded by the coding sequence ATGATCTCCCTCAAGCTCATCGCCCCCTTGGCGCTCGCCGCGCTGGTCGCGACACCCCTCGCGCAACGCGAGGCCGACACGGTCGTTCTCGTCGTGCGCCACGCCGAGAAGTCGGCGCCGAGCGGTGATGTCCCGCTCTCGGCCGCCGGCGAGTCGCGCGCGCAGGCCCTCGTAGCCATCGGGCGCGAGGCGGGCGTCTCGGCTGTCATCACGACACAGTTCCAGCGGACCCGGCAAACCGCGGCTCCCTTGGCCACGGCGTTGGGGATCACCCCGGAGGTGATCGACGTGAAGGGAGGGGTCGCCGAGCACGTGGCCGGGATCGCGCAGGCGATCAAGACTCGGCACGCCGGGCGCACGGTGCTGGTCGTCGGACACAGTAACACCGTGCCGGCCATCGTCACCGCGCTGGGGGGCCCCAAGCTCCCCGACCTCTGCGACGACTTCTACGATGATCTCTTCACCGTCGTCGTCTCGTCCGACGGCTCGGCGCGCGTGGTGCACGCCAGATACGGCGCACCGTCGACCGTCGGCGCGGCCTGCGCGGCGATGACCAGGTAG
- a CDS encoding DUF481 domain-containing protein, translating into MTSTFRRWWPLAAATLAIAPLLATRLHAQDKPKPRELNADIGYVSTTGNTEISAFNLGEKLVLRAGKWEHKQQFGSVYASQDGKQTSNLLFTNWRSDWSFHPRLALFGYAGFDRNTFAGISRRFEEALGVSAKLVTLANDAWSLEAGLGMNQQRAVDGTNKSFASVRSATVYRHNFTKAAYFQQGVEFLPNLDTSEDYRVNSETALVAPISSHIGMKFAYVIRFDNLPETGRAKNDRIFTSGLQFNW; encoded by the coding sequence ATGACCTCGACGTTCCGTCGCTGGTGGCCGCTGGCCGCCGCGACCCTCGCCATCGCGCCGCTCCTTGCCACGCGACTCCACGCGCAGGACAAGCCCAAGCCGCGCGAACTCAACGCCGACATCGGCTACGTCAGCACCACCGGCAACACCGAGATCAGCGCCTTCAACCTCGGGGAGAAGCTCGTCCTCCGCGCCGGGAAGTGGGAGCACAAGCAGCAGTTCGGCTCCGTCTACGCCAGCCAGGACGGCAAGCAGACGTCGAACCTCCTCTTCACCAACTGGCGCAGCGACTGGTCGTTCCATCCGCGACTCGCGCTCTTCGGGTATGCGGGCTTCGATCGCAACACCTTCGCCGGCATCTCGCGCCGCTTCGAGGAGGCGCTCGGCGTCTCCGCCAAGCTCGTGACGCTGGCCAACGACGCCTGGTCGCTGGAGGCGGGGCTCGGGATGAACCAGCAGCGCGCGGTCGACGGGACGAACAAGAGCTTCGCCTCGGTGCGCAGCGCCACGGTCTACCGCCACAACTTCACGAAGGCCGCGTACTTCCAGCAGGGGGTCGAGTTCCTCCCCAACCTCGATACCTCCGAGGACTATCGCGTGAACTCGGAGACCGCGTTGGTCGCGCCGATCTCGTCGCACATCGGGATGAAGTTTGCCTACGTGATCCGCTTCGACAACCTCCCCGAAACGGGACGGGCCAAGAACGATCGCATCTTCACGTCGGGGCTGCAGTTCAACTGGTGA
- a CDS encoding DinB family protein — MSEPEAWLRGPVPGIAPLLQPAAHAFQQVREEMARLLPSRSTEEAWTTPGGAPSVAYHARHLAGSTDRLLTYARGEALVEAQLARLAAERTVPEPRPDGAALWREVAEALDDALRQLQHWSSRPDELLAPRTVGRGRLPSTVLGLLFHAAEHAQRHAGQVTTTARIVRGGAGVASSA, encoded by the coding sequence GTGAGTGAACCGGAGGCCTGGCTGCGGGGGCCGGTCCCGGGAATCGCGCCGCTGTTGCAGCCGGCGGCGCACGCCTTCCAACAGGTTCGCGAGGAAATGGCACGCCTCCTGCCGTCCCGTTCGACCGAGGAGGCGTGGACGACGCCCGGCGGGGCCCCGAGCGTGGCGTACCACGCGCGCCACCTGGCGGGGAGTACCGACCGTCTCCTCACCTATGCCCGCGGGGAGGCGCTCGTCGAGGCGCAACTGGCCCGGTTGGCCGCCGAGCGCACGGTGCCGGAGCCGCGGCCGGATGGCGCGGCGCTCTGGCGCGAGGTGGCCGAGGCGCTCGACGACGCGCTCCGCCAGCTGCAGCACTGGTCGTCACGTCCGGACGAGCTGCTCGCGCCGCGCACGGTCGGGCGGGGGCGCCTGCCGTCAACCGTGCTCGGCCTGCTCTTCCACGCCGCGGAGCATGCGCAGCGTCACGCCGGGCAGGTGACGACCACGGCGCGCATCGTGCGCGGTGGCGCCGGTGTGGCGAGCTCGGCCTAA
- a CDS encoding MoxR family ATPase → MTTTAPEGVALNAPDDLALADKLRAGQQQILTELHKLIIGQEQVVEQALTALFAGGNCLIVGVPGLAKTLLIHTMAQVLDLRFSRIQFTPDLMPSDITGTDIIQEDPETGRRRMAFVPGPIFANIVLADEINRTPPKTQSALLEAMQEHRVTVQGRTYKLEEPFFVFATQNPIELEGTYPLPEAQLDRFMFQVIIDYLNEDDELKVVQTTTAIQSHVFKHAITGPDIIAFQRLVRRVPVAESVARYAVHLVRASRPTSPTAPDFIKQWVTYGASTRAAQYLVLGGKARALMQGRYHVSFDDVKALAAPVLRHRILTNFHAQSERVTTDQIIAKLVDAVPLPKARL, encoded by the coding sequence GTGACGACTACTGCCCCAGAAGGCGTTGCCCTCAACGCCCCCGACGACCTCGCCCTGGCCGACAAGCTGCGCGCCGGACAGCAACAGATCCTGACCGAGCTGCACAAGCTCATCATCGGACAGGAACAGGTCGTGGAGCAGGCCCTCACCGCGCTCTTCGCCGGCGGCAACTGCCTCATCGTGGGCGTCCCCGGACTCGCCAAGACGCTCTTGATCCACACCATGGCGCAGGTGCTCGACCTGCGCTTCTCGCGCATCCAGTTCACCCCCGACCTGATGCCGTCGGACATCACGGGGACCGACATCATCCAGGAAGATCCGGAGACGGGGCGCCGGCGCATGGCCTTCGTGCCGGGGCCGATCTTCGCCAACATCGTCCTGGCCGACGAGATCAACCGCACGCCGCCCAAGACGCAGTCGGCGCTGCTCGAGGCGATGCAGGAGCACCGGGTGACGGTGCAGGGGCGCACCTACAAGCTCGAAGAACCGTTCTTCGTCTTTGCGACGCAGAATCCGATCGAGCTCGAGGGGACCTATCCGCTCCCCGAGGCGCAGCTCGATCGCTTCATGTTCCAGGTGATCATCGACTACCTCAACGAGGACGACGAGCTCAAGGTCGTGCAGACGACGACGGCGATCCAGAGCCACGTCTTCAAGCACGCGATCACGGGGCCGGACATCATCGCCTTCCAGCGACTCGTCAGGCGCGTCCCGGTGGCCGAGTCGGTGGCGCGATACGCGGTGCACCTCGTACGGGCGAGCCGTCCCACGTCGCCGACGGCCCCGGACTTCATCAAGCAGTGGGTGACCTACGGCGCCTCCACGCGTGCGGCACAGTACCTCGTGCTCGGCGGCAAGGCGCGCGCGCTCATGCAGGGGCGCTATCACGTCTCGTTCGATGATGTGAAGGCGCTGGCCGCGCCGGTGCTGCGTCACCGCATCCTCACGAACTTTCACGCGCAGTCCGAGCGGGTGACGACCGACCAGATCATCGCCAAGCTGGTCGACGCGGTGCCGCTCCCCAAGGCCAGGCTGTAG
- a CDS encoding DUF58 domain-containing protein — MTNPPTTPSSAPPERPDDASQVGVRFIDPAALARIGNLELVARWVVEGFISGLHRSPHLGFSTDFAEHRQYVPGDDIRHIDWRVYARTERYYLKEFEADTNTNFMVLLDVSGSMGYGSGALTKLAYAKYLAASLTYFSHRQRDRVGFASFDEDILDYVPPSAKHLQQVLYSIDRATPRGQGSLGRALAKIAESQRRRGFMLLLSDLYEEPARVISALGPLRDAGHDVVVMQLLDPMERTFDFSDAATFEDVESGVRLPVVPSRLRAEYQRLVSEHVATMQRRLGEHRIDYTLVDTGKPLDALLFDYLLRRERLRTVK; from the coding sequence ATGACCAATCCACCCACCACGCCATCCTCCGCACCGCCCGAACGCCCGGACGACGCGTCGCAGGTCGGGGTCCGATTCATCGACCCCGCCGCGCTGGCGCGCATCGGCAACCTGGAGTTGGTGGCGCGGTGGGTGGTGGAAGGGTTCATCTCCGGGTTGCATCGCTCGCCGCACCTCGGCTTCTCGACCGACTTTGCCGAGCATCGGCAGTACGTGCCCGGCGACGACATCCGCCACATCGACTGGCGAGTGTATGCGCGCACCGAGCGGTACTACCTCAAGGAGTTCGAGGCCGACACCAACACCAACTTCATGGTGCTGCTCGACGTGTCGGGGTCGATGGGCTACGGCTCGGGAGCGCTGACCAAGCTCGCGTATGCGAAGTACCTCGCGGCCTCGCTCACCTACTTCTCGCATCGCCAGCGCGATCGCGTCGGCTTTGCGTCGTTCGATGAGGACATCCTCGATTACGTGCCGCCGTCGGCCAAGCACCTGCAACAGGTGCTCTACTCGATCGACCGCGCGACGCCTCGGGGGCAGGGTTCGCTCGGGCGTGCGCTGGCCAAGATCGCGGAGAGCCAGCGGCGGCGCGGCTTCATGCTCCTCCTCTCCGACCTGTACGAGGAGCCGGCACGCGTGATCTCCGCCTTGGGGCCGTTGCGCGACGCCGGGCACGATGTGGTCGTGATGCAGCTGCTCGACCCCATGGAGCGCACCTTCGACTTCAGTGATGCCGCGACCTTCGAGGACGTGGAGAGCGGCGTGCGGCTGCCGGTCGTGCCGTCGCGACTGCGCGCCGAGTACCAGCGGCTCGTCTCGGAGCACGTGGCGACGATGCAGCGGCGGCTCGGCGAACATCGCATCGACTACACGCTCGTGGACACCGGCAAGCCGCTGGACGCGCTGCTCTTCGACTACCTGCTGCGTCGGGAACGCCTGCGGACGGTGAAGTGA